The following coding sequences lie in one Rutidosis leptorrhynchoides isolate AG116_Rl617_1_P2 chromosome 4, CSIRO_AGI_Rlap_v1, whole genome shotgun sequence genomic window:
- the LOC139844586 gene encoding proteasome subunit beta type-5-B-like, whose product MKQLDFSGLESSAPLYGGNNELFSDGFTDSPSFDLPVTSDFDGFQKNSIQMVKPAKGTTTLAFIFKDGVMVAADSRASMGGYISSQSVKKIIEINPYMLGTMAGGAADCQFWHRNLGIKCRLHELANKRRISVTGASKLLANILYSYRGMGLSVGTMIAGWDEKGPGLYYVDSEGGRLKGQKFSVGSGSPYAYGVLDSGYKYDMTIDEAAELARRAIYHATFRDGASGGVASVYHVGPTGWTKLSGDDVGELHYSYYPVEPAVVEHEMSEAVSASA is encoded by the exons ATGAAGCAGCTTGACTTTAGTGGACTAGAATCGAGTGCACCGCTTTACGGTGGAAATAATGAGTTGTTTTCTGATGGATTCACAGATTCCCCTTCATTTGACCTTCCAGTTACATCAGAT TTTGATGGATTCCAGAAGAATTCTATCCAAATGGTGAAGCCAGCAAAGGGAACGACAACGTTGGCTTTCATTTTTAAGGATGGTGTTATGGTTGCTGCTGATTCTCGAGCTAGCATGGGAGGATATATCT CATCACAATCTGTGAAGAAAATTATCGAAATTAATCCTTATATGCTTGGTACAATGGCTGGAGGAGCTGCTGATTGCCAATTTTGGCACAGAAATTTAGGCATCAAG TGTCGTCTGCATGAGTTGGCAAACAAGAGAAGGATTTCAGTGACCGGTGCTTCAAAGTTGCTCGCAAATATTCTTTATTCTTACCGTGGAATGGGATTGTCCGTTGGGACAATGATTGCAGGGTGGGACGAAAAG GGCCCAGGTCTATACTATGTTGACAGCGAAGGAGGACGCCTCAAGGGACAAAAGTTCTCAGTTGGGTCTGGTTCACCATATGCTTATGGTGTACTAGATAGTGG GTACAAATATGATATGACAATCGACGAAGCTGCTGAATTGGCCAGGAGAGCCATCTATCATGCGACATTCCGCGATGGGGCTAGTGGCGGTGTTGCTAGCG TTTACCACGTGGGACCAACTGGATGGACAAAGCTATCGGGTGATGACGTTGGTGAACTTCACTACTCATACTATCCTGTTGAGCCAGCCGTTGTTGAACATGAAATGTCTGAAGCTGTATCTGCCTCTGCCTGA